The proteins below are encoded in one region of Lactuca sativa cultivar Salinas chromosome 3, Lsat_Salinas_v11, whole genome shotgun sequence:
- the LOC111905233 gene encoding uncharacterized protein LOC111905233 — translation MGGKLLELDGSSIKFICEIKKQSTSSVHISNISDEYVAYKVKTTSPKRFCVRPNSGIISPKSECSFTVTMQGLRSHPSEVECKDKFLIQSTVVDSGTKEEDITVDLFSKSSGKYVEEKKLRVVLVSKQDLPVEEHKDKELEKEHDNEEDSLKDHKHKVLEKEHSNEEDSHKEHKHKVLDKELPHEASHTEHKHKVLEKEPSNETSHKEKKHKVLEKEPRNEASSKEHKHRVLEKEPSNEEHKHEVLEKEPSNEASHKKEHKHKVLEKEPLNEASLKEHKHKVLEKELSNEEHKHKVLEKEPFNEASHEKHKPKLLEKEPSNEVSHEHKHEVLDKEPSNESSIKEDVLVKRDKNVFSVDKQIEDAKEVKSGLNIEESKLSDDPNRNNVPKNSKFKPVKIVKEDPETRLRLSNQLKELKLKESTLENQLKEAKSTISSLTYQNSIIIEAKETLQLELDRRSKKGFSFVFVCGVSLIGLIGGYFSDP, via the exons ATGGGGGGAAAATTATTGGAACTCGATGGATCATCAATCAAGTTCATAT GTGAAATCAAGAAACAAAGTACCTCTTCAGTTCACATCTCCAACATATCTGATGAGTATGTTGCTTATAAG GTGAAGACCACATCACCAAAAAGATTTTGTGTAAGACCCAATTCGGGCATCATTAGCCCAAAGTCGGAATGCAGTTTCACAG TTACCATGCAAGGTCTAAGATCACATCCATCTGAAGTGGAATGCAAGGATAAATTCTTAATTCAAAGCACAGTTGTTGATTCTgggacaaaagaagaagatatcaCTGTTGACTTA TTCTCCAAAAGCAGTGGTAAGTATGTTGAAGAGAAGAAGCTCAGGGTTGTTCTAGTTAGCAAGCAAGATTTACCAGTAGAAGAACACAAAGATAAAGAGTTGGAGAAAGAACATGATAATGAAGAAGATTCACttaaagatcataaacacaaagtgttGGAGAAAGAACATTCTAATGAAGAAGACTCACATAAAGAACATAAACACAAAGTGTTGGATAAAGAACTACCTCATGAAGCTTCACATACAGAACATAAACACAAAGTGTTGGAGAAAGAACCTTCTAATGAAACTTCACATAAAGAAAAAAAACACAAAGTGTTAGAAAAAGAACCACGAAATGAAGCTTCATCAAAAGAACACAAACATAGAGTGTTAGAGAAAGAACCTTCCAATGAAGAGCACAAACATGAAGTGTTGGAGAAAGAACCATCTAATGAAGCTTCACATAAAAAAGAACACAAACATAAAGTGTTGGAAAAAGAACCATTAAATGAAGcttcattaaaagaacacaaacaTAAAGTGTTGGAGAAAGAACTTTCTAATGAAGAGCACAAACACAAAGTGTTGGAGAAAGAACCTTTTAATGAAGCTTCACACGAAAAACACAAACCCAAATTGTTGGAGAAGGAACCTTCTAATGAAGTTTCACATGAACACAAACACGAAGTGTTGGACAAAGAACCTTCTAACGAATCTTCAATTAAAGAAGATGTTTTGGTGAAAAGAGACAAAAATGTTTTCTCAGTGGATAAG CAAATTGAAGATGCTAAGGAAGTCAAAAGTGGTTTGAACATAGAGGAGTCAAAGCTATCTGATGATCCTAATAGGAATAATGTCCCCAAGAATTCGAAGTTTAAGCCTGTAAAGATTGTGAAAGAGGATCCAGAAACGAGGTTGAGATTGTCTAATCAACTTAAGGAGTTGAAACTGAAGGAAAGTACATTAGAAAATCAACTCAAAGAG GCCAAATCCACCATCTCTAGCCTAACCTATCAGAACAGTATAATCATTGAAGCTAAAGAGACCCTTCAGTTGGAACTG GATAGGAGAAGTAAGAAAGGTTTCTCCTTCGTGTTTGTTTGTGGGGTGTCACTCATTGGTTTGATAGGCGGATACTTCTCAGATCCTTAA